From Leptotrichia wadei, one genomic window encodes:
- a CDS encoding autotransporter-associated N-terminal domain-containing protein translates to MSNNLRQAKKDLKAFAKRAKDVKYTESLLFSYLITGMITFSIGLNTSSNVLYERLNKELVMSADKTRTAIKKKKKANEEAIEDLNLELIQLMEQGDQVVKSPWQSWQFGANTFISSNNGTYKGRGDKAEKYSFNSIYNRGNWADTGILSNRRKSYMTSSLSTSTIGKQSYGLASLLHVQEPEVEIQIMANVRPKSVSKEEIAINPKIDMPREVVRPNINLKVTEPITAPNITFPNVKPINIDIKNPVAPSEPKAIGAPNINITLEAPQVTLGITPPKTPNINISVTPPDITPLTIAKPSEVDLPTVTPPTINPVDFSIDPTGDSKHYKNKGWNSIPKNHNITEIGNSDYITLSGDNTGTTMSDEYTFNVTHDNNRALVLDEASHNTTFTMAGKIYLKKSQNVAIDIQGTHVKGTHVSSAPNKWEFTAVNTGEIIGEKGDDNSNQVAFGFNNPDASDNRTLTKMVNNGTIELNASGSAAFQLKPEDPHNWLPKAGPGGWDATPPIKIERRNSLDNRGKVAMKAINQKNIDINGKNSFGITTVFNKGLSITFFKDSFKANYEDLKSQRQIANQIVNPGGEFGNSNISGFESGVYNESTGKININGENSIAIGLLHDIQEAKIDGIININSNKGVGVFTGVPVGLPTATTPNFVELKGKININDTAVNAVGAYVGDTSTELNPGKVNGTNEATRNYLRSGDIKAESTSIITVKGTTNYGFVVNNSSNYSKFTGALDDMIQGTDKTNYGRGINEGKINVEGVKSVGFALIKGGTSSNSGTINVKADSTNSIGFYGEQDEFANSGTIEVTTTDKKKNIGVALNGKNSNQKIVFTNTGNVNINNNGTAATDGSTNTGVYAIGNYEFNHNSGNINIGKNATGFYVQGADGVVNVKAPVNLAESTDGTTIGFYSDGKAKVNFENGSVLNIGNRAVGLYSSDSEKFNDTFIIKTGEKLNVSLGENSTFGFVSGNSTSPSLKKYLNNGSADKISITNFGKGATIFFAGNSGKAILDGDYTVSNGQKDSTSVLSANNGSTVGIKSGVKLNTNTQVGLVATKGENETDKSSTAENAGTLESSRVSGVGIYANASVGKNASTGKIIMTDSKSVGILGLADSNLTNDAGGKITVKKASSAGIYAENSNVTNSGTITTEDEKSAGIFSKVSSTSDKTVKNLGNIKITGSGKTKNAGIYGELDSSATGKLTLTNETGGEIEVATEESVGIYGKNGTSDKDNLVIDNKYKVTMKADSSVGILAEKAKVTNESTGIVAIEGKKSVGIFGKKGSQIENSGDILATSTDPNSASVGILSDGGKATNKKKIEMSGGKSAGMMGINDAEIINDVSPAEITMNKTGSAGIYTQNSNAANKGTINLKENESAGIYAQNTSVKDYELNNSGIINAEKDKSIGMYANVFKDTSVASPVIPGITTMNNTGTINLKDEKSAGMYIKNDTDDKTKALINNRSNGIINVEKAESVGIMADTATVQNDGVINVKDEKSAGIYAIDNSYVTNNANITTKDEKSAGIYISDSDVVNNADKTITVEKSESAGIYGKFKNDKDHTIKNSGIITLAASSSEKGSAGIYGELESSATKKLDIANLAGSTISVGMKESVGIYAKNSSSNGKGNLTVDNSGTIVTSKEKSVGIFGEKATVTNNKTIEVNGQESIGIFGKAGSEIKNVSTDEGIKVVGENSTGMYATDSGTTGENTGKIVLSGKKSTGMGAADSAVITNKKEISGTVENVIGMYGTGSGTQVKNKGNINLSEKNSTGIFTKDDAVAENDNGANIELAKENSVGMFGLASVAGKKIDLTNKGIITLKDKGSTGIFASNVEDTVTKGTYTGALADSSIKNIGTITLDAEKTVGIYTPKSTISQVGNITMTTKADSSVGIYLTQGATANGTGAVIDLNKNSQNQVAYYIKGNGTISSSIGEVKGYGVGVYLDGTDSDGKALPTPAQLNAPALDFVSGSSTQGKGMIGLLLKGNTDISTYTGGIKVGDSVLGGNSGDFYAIGIYTDGQGIPGTPATQTTPRVLGTPKAISTNITTGANGVGLFAENSSNITYTGTMNIGDNKVAGTGIYVGNGGTKASEVTIASGATINLKGSNGVGAIVTTGATVDFQSGAKIEFGGDGVGIFAQKGGHIIDNGGTLVTNKHSVERTRVTEGSSETAHDLTVAIGNALDTGNILSHVINGEAIIQTGVTVEAKPSTENIIGLMADGNSNPGLPWVGTSGYDAENRGKLDLSNAETSTAMYLDSSRGLNSKDILVGNKSTGIYGIYRDSTPIYSGARAGTVNTGTITTTAGSKIKIGNESSAIYSIGFDKVENKGIITGGDKSVGIYAKNTAASSKNINVANEGDITLGKGSAGIYIAPETSNNPNATVTNSGNIVIGDSTLDASGNVDSTSVGIFVKNKTNLTTTGDVTVGNRGFALYGNDSTLTVNGGNYNFANSGSLAYLENNAVLNYNNTGTLTTSSEPMLYIINSKAHMNNNDIVVSAGGTGVYMNGTSTFSGWNNMTLNNSSTGIYVDKSSAVIDGNKITGVSNKAKGIVAIDSNVTNKANMEFSSDDSIGIFSQNKSGAAKAIVNSGNIDITGKRSIAAYLEGTSDQTFENSGIINVDRTATSVKNDSTVGIYAQNSSTINVKNSGTINVGESSFGIYSLSENGKVETAGSSVINVADKAIGIYKKGGVANVGGVINVANHTATDANSEPVGVYGSNGITITDTTSSFNVGDKSYGVILANPGLSKTNVYSNSSSSNVNLGNESTFIYTEGSSKVTNNATITSGTNGKIIAIYGKDGADIVNNGIIDLSHGTGNQGILVTGASNAVNRGVIKIGKTDKSDPNNIIYGIGMAAVGGANISNERDIYVTENLGIGMYGDDRGTTLRNSGNIYLDSSNASASNKVQTMMGVFVNNGAKFVNTGNITTTGSYHGNDNVQGLVGVAVLNGSTLENYGKIDIDADSSYGVLIKGTSSNKSIIKNYGEINISGLKSYGVRYDADSQGVSGDLPIGTDATPGNVLPALSSGNGRIASANGAQDYYAPKDPSKTLGGVGIVQLPNGRLAIQRNGVILNDSQVQTINYSAPNVNYAFSNFGVYVDTLGRTRPINVNGATSLGINSDLLIGTEFSVLTNSKNVIIGKQILQPFLNQINAGIFNFTPYSASLTWMATPEVDPATQQITRVLMTKIPYTAFVLPTSNEFNFTDGLEQRYDVNSLDSREKTLFNKLNTIGNSEETLLVQAIDEMMGHQYANVQQRIFETGNLLNKEFGYLRNEWETKSKDSNKIKVFGMKGNYKTDTAGIIDYTNKAYGFAYLNENETIKLGESSGWYAGAVKNKFDFSDIGGSKEEQTMVKAGVYKSKPLGRDHNNGLNWTVAAEGFVGTGDMDRKFLVVDDIFEAKSQFHTYGLGLRNELRKNIRTSERTSISPYGSLRMEYGRFGGIKEDSGQMRLEVKSNDYYSIKPEVGVEFKYRQPMAVRTTFIAKLGLAYENELGKVGDVNNKARVRYTTADWFNIRGEKDDRRGNGKVDLNLGIENTRFGVTVNAGYDTKGENVRGGIGFRAIY, encoded by the coding sequence ATGAGTAACAATTTAAGACAGGCAAAGAAAGATCTAAAAGCATTTGCCAAAAGAGCAAAAGATGTAAAATATACAGAATCATTGCTGTTTTCATACTTGATAACGGGAATGATAACTTTTTCAATTGGGTTAAATACATCTTCAAACGTGCTTTATGAGCGATTAAATAAAGAGCTGGTAATGTCGGCAGATAAGACACGTACTGCGATTAAGAAAAAGAAAAAGGCAAACGAAGAGGCGATAGAAGACTTGAACTTGGAATTAATCCAGTTAATGGAACAAGGAGATCAGGTCGTAAAATCTCCATGGCAATCATGGCAATTCGGTGCAAATACCTTTATATCAAGCAATAACGGTACTTATAAAGGAAGAGGCGACAAAGCTGAGAAATATTCGTTTAACAGCATTTATAACCGTGGTAACTGGGCAGATACTGGGATTTTGTCAAACAGAAGAAAAAGTTACATGACTTCTTCACTTAGCACTTCCACAATAGGAAAGCAGTCTTACGGATTAGCTTCATTGCTTCATGTTCAAGAGCCAGAAGTGGAAATCCAGATAATGGCAAACGTACGTCCAAAATCAGTATCAAAAGAGGAAATTGCAATAAATCCAAAAATTGATATGCCAAGGGAAGTAGTGCGTCCGAATATTAATTTGAAGGTGACTGAGCCAATAACAGCACCAAATATTACATTTCCAAATGTTAAACCAATTAATATTGATATAAAAAATCCAGTTGCTCCAAGTGAACCAAAAGCAATTGGAGCACCAAATATAAATATTACTTTGGAAGCACCACAGGTTACATTGGGTATAACACCACCAAAAACACCAAATATCAATATTAGTGTAACTCCACCAGATATTACTCCGTTAACGATAGCTAAACCAAGTGAAGTGGATTTACCAACAGTAACACCACCAACAATAAATCCAGTAGACTTTTCTATTGATCCAACTGGGGATTCCAAACATTATAAAAATAAAGGTTGGAATAGTATTCCTAAAAATCATAACATAACTGAAATTGGAAATAGCGATTATATTACTCTTAGTGGTGATAACACAGGGACAACAATGTCTGATGAGTATACATTTAATGTAACACATGACAATAATAGAGCATTAGTTTTGGATGAAGCAAGTCACAACACAACATTTACAATGGCTGGAAAAATTTATTTAAAAAAAAGTCAAAATGTTGCAATTGATATTCAAGGAACTCATGTTAAAGGAACTCATGTTAGTAGTGCACCGAATAAATGGGAATTTACAGCAGTTAACACGGGGGAAATTATAGGTGAAAAGGGAGACGACAATAGTAATCAAGTTGCTTTTGGATTTAATAATCCAGATGCATCAGATAATAGAACTTTAACTAAAATGGTAAATAATGGAACGATTGAATTAAATGCAAGTGGAAGTGCAGCTTTTCAATTGAAACCCGAAGATCCACATAATTGGCTTCCTAAAGCAGGTCCAGGTGGATGGGATGCAACTCCTCCAATAAAAATTGAAAGAAGAAATTCATTAGATAATCGTGGAAAAGTTGCGATGAAAGCTATTAATCAAAAAAATATAGATATAAATGGAAAAAATAGTTTTGGGATTACAACTGTGTTTAATAAAGGACTTTCTATAACTTTTTTTAAAGACTCATTTAAAGCAAATTATGAAGATTTGAAATCTCAAAGACAAATTGCAAACCAAATAGTAAATCCAGGTGGAGAATTTGGTAATAGTAATATTTCTGGATTTGAAAGTGGGGTTTATAATGAAAGTACAGGAAAAATAAATATAAATGGAGAAAATAGTATAGCGATTGGTTTACTACATGATATTCAAGAAGCTAAAATTGATGGGATAATAAATATAAATTCAAACAAAGGAGTTGGAGTATTTACTGGTGTTCCTGTTGGACTTCCAACAGCAACTACACCTAATTTTGTCGAATTAAAAGGGAAAATAAATATAAACGATACGGCTGTAAACGCTGTAGGAGCTTATGTTGGAGATACTTCGACAGAGTTAAATCCTGGAAAAGTAAATGGTACTAATGAGGCAACTCGTAATTATTTAAGATCAGGAGATATAAAAGCTGAATCTACTTCTATTATTACAGTTAAAGGGACAACTAATTATGGATTTGTCGTTAATAATAGTTCAAATTATTCTAAATTTACTGGTGCATTGGATGACATGATCCAAGGAACAGATAAAACTAACTATGGTAGAGGTATAAATGAAGGAAAAATAAATGTAGAAGGAGTAAAATCTGTAGGATTTGCATTGATAAAAGGAGGGACATCTTCAAATAGTGGTACAATCAATGTAAAAGCAGATTCCACAAATTCTATTGGATTTTATGGGGAACAGGATGAATTTGCAAATTCAGGAACTATTGAAGTTACAACAACAGATAAAAAGAAAAATATTGGGGTTGCTTTAAATGGTAAAAACAGCAATCAAAAAATAGTCTTTACAAATACAGGTAATGTTAATATAAATAACAATGGTACGGCGGCTACAGATGGTTCGACAAATACAGGTGTCTATGCTATTGGAAATTATGAGTTTAATCATAATAGTGGAAATATTAATATTGGTAAAAATGCTACTGGATTTTATGTGCAAGGTGCTGATGGTGTTGTTAATGTAAAAGCGCCAGTAAATTTAGCAGAAAGTACAGATGGAACTACAATTGGATTTTATTCTGATGGAAAGGCTAAAGTTAATTTTGAGAATGGATCAGTGTTGAATATTGGAAATAGAGCAGTTGGACTTTATTCATCAGATTCAGAAAAATTTAATGACACATTTATAATAAAAACTGGAGAAAAATTAAATGTATCGCTTGGTGAAAATTCAACATTTGGATTTGTAAGTGGAAATAGCACAAGCCCTTCTTTGAAAAAATATTTAAATAATGGATCAGCAGATAAAATTAGTATAACAAATTTTGGTAAAGGTGCGACTATATTTTTTGCAGGAAATAGTGGAAAGGCAATTTTAGATGGGGATTACACTGTTAGTAATGGTCAAAAAGATTCAACTTCAGTTTTGTCTGCTAATAATGGATCAACTGTAGGAATTAAAAGTGGTGTGAAACTAAATACAAATACTCAAGTTGGACTTGTTGCAACAAAAGGAGAAAATGAAACAGATAAAAGTTCTACAGCTGAAAATGCAGGAACTTTGGAATCTTCAAGAGTTTCTGGAGTGGGTATTTATGCTAATGCGAGTGTTGGTAAAAATGCAAGTACTGGTAAAATAATAATGACTGATTCTAAATCTGTTGGTATTTTAGGATTGGCAGATTCTAACTTAACAAATGATGCAGGTGGTAAAATTACAGTCAAAAAAGCTTCATCAGCAGGAATATATGCAGAAAATAGTAATGTTACAAATAGTGGAACAATAACTACAGAAGATGAAAAATCAGCTGGAATATTTTCAAAAGTTTCATCAACTTCTGATAAAACTGTTAAAAATTTAGGAAATATTAAAATTACTGGTTCAGGAAAAACCAAAAATGCAGGAATTTATGGAGAATTAGATAGTTCTGCAACTGGTAAATTAACTTTAACAAATGAAACTGGTGGAGAAATTGAAGTTGCGACAGAAGAATCAGTAGGAATTTATGGTAAAAATGGAACATCTGATAAAGATAATCTTGTGATAGATAATAAATATAAAGTTACAATGAAAGCTGATTCATCGGTAGGAATATTAGCTGAAAAGGCAAAAGTAACAAATGAATCTACTGGAATAGTTGCGATAGAAGGTAAGAAGTCAGTAGGAATATTTGGTAAAAAAGGTTCTCAAATTGAGAATAGCGGAGATATTTTAGCGACAAGTACCGATCCTAATTCGGCTTCAGTAGGAATATTATCAGATGGCGGAAAAGCAACTAATAAAAAGAAAATAGAAATGTCAGGTGGAAAATCTGCTGGAATGATGGGAATAAATGATGCTGAAATAATAAATGATGTTTCTCCTGCAGAAATTACAATGAATAAAACAGGTTCAGCAGGAATTTATACACAAAATAGTAATGCTGCAAATAAAGGTACAATTAATTTAAAAGAAAACGAGTCAGCAGGAATTTATGCACAAAATACATCTGTAAAAGATTATGAACTCAATAATTCAGGAATTATTAATGCTGAAAAAGATAAAAGTATTGGGATGTATGCAAATGTATTTAAAGATACATCGGTTGCATCGCCTGTTATACCAGGAATAACTACAATGAATAATACTGGAACTATTAATTTAAAAGATGAGAAATCAGCAGGGATGTATATAAAAAATGATACAGATGATAAAACAAAGGCTTTAATAAATAATAGATCTAATGGTATAATCAACGTAGAAAAAGCTGAGTCAGTTGGAATAATGGCAGATACAGCGACTGTTCAAAATGATGGAGTAATCAATGTAAAGGATGAGAAATCAGCAGGAATTTATGCAATTGATAATTCTTATGTTACTAATAATGCTAATATTACTACAAAAGATGAGAAATCAGCAGGAATTTATATAAGTGATAGTGATGTTGTAAATAATGCAGACAAGACAATTACTGTAGAAAAAAGTGAATCAGCAGGAATATATGGTAAATTTAAGAATGATAAAGACCATACAATTAAGAATAGTGGGATAATTACTTTAGCAGCAAGCAGTTCTGAAAAAGGAAGTGCAGGGATTTATGGTGAATTGGAATCTAGTGCTACAAAGAAACTTGATATTGCAAACTTAGCTGGTTCAACAATAAGTGTCGGTATGAAAGAATCGGTTGGAATTTATGCTAAAAATTCTTCATCGAATGGAAAAGGAAATTTAACAGTTGATAATAGTGGAACAATTGTAACTTCAAAGGAAAAATCAGTTGGAATCTTTGGTGAAAAAGCTACTGTTACAAATAATAAGACTATAGAAGTAAATGGACAAGAATCTATTGGAATTTTTGGAAAAGCAGGATCAGAAATAAAAAATGTTTCGACTGATGAAGGAATTAAAGTTGTTGGTGAAAATTCAACAGGAATGTATGCGACAGATTCAGGAACAACTGGAGAAAATACAGGTAAAATTGTTCTATCTGGAAAAAAATCCACAGGAATGGGTGCAGCTGATAGTGCAGTTATAACTAATAAAAAAGAAATTTCTGGAACAGTTGAAAATGTAATTGGAATGTATGGTACAGGTAGTGGAACACAAGTTAAAAATAAAGGAAATATTAACTTGTCAGAAAAAAATTCTACTGGGATATTTACTAAAGATGATGCTGTAGCAGAAAATGACAATGGTGCAAATATTGAATTAGCAAAAGAAAATTCAGTAGGTATGTTTGGGCTTGCAAGTGTTGCAGGTAAAAAAATAGATTTAACAAATAAAGGAATTATAACTTTAAAAGATAAAGGATCTACAGGAATTTTCGCTAGTAACGTTGAAGATACTGTTACGAAAGGTACTTATACAGGAGCGCTTGCTGATTCTTCTATAAAAAATATAGGGACTATAACTTTAGATGCGGAAAAAACAGTTGGAATTTACACACCAAAATCAACTATTTCACAAGTAGGAAATATAACAATGACAACCAAGGCTGATTCATCAGTTGGTATTTATCTTACACAAGGAGCAACAGCAAATGGAACAGGAGCTGTAATTGATTTAAACAAAAATTCACAAAATCAGGTTGCCTATTATATTAAAGGTAATGGAACAATATCAAGTTCTATTGGTGAAGTTAAAGGATATGGAGTTGGAGTTTACTTAGATGGAACAGATAGCGATGGAAAAGCGTTGCCAACGCCAGCACAGTTAAATGCACCAGCACTTGATTTTGTAAGCGGAAGTTCAACGCAAGGAAAAGGAATGATTGGATTATTATTAAAAGGGAATACTGATATTTCAACTTACACTGGAGGAATAAAAGTTGGAGATTCGGTATTAGGCGGTAATTCAGGAGACTTTTATGCAATTGGAATTTATACTGATGGACAAGGAATTCCTGGAACTCCTGCTACTCAAACAACTCCTAGGGTTTTAGGAACTCCAAAAGCAATATCGACTAACATTACAACAGGAGCAAATGGAGTTGGATTATTTGCTGAAAATTCAAGTAATATCACTTACACAGGTACTATGAATATTGGAGATAATAAAGTAGCTGGAACTGGTATCTATGTTGGAAATGGTGGAACAAAAGCATCAGAAGTAACAATCGCAAGTGGTGCAACAATTAATTTGAAAGGATCAAATGGAGTTGGGGCAATTGTAACAACTGGTGCAACTGTTGATTTTCAAAGTGGAGCAAAAATTGAATTTGGCGGAGATGGAGTCGGTATCTTTGCTCAAAAAGGTGGACACATTATTGACAATGGTGGAACATTAGTTACTAATAAGCATTCTGTAGAAAGAACACGGGTTACTGAAGGAAGTTCTGAAACTGCACATGATTTGACAGTTGCAATTGGAAATGCTCTTGATACTGGAAATATTCTTTCACATGTTATAAATGGGGAAGCTATTATACAAACAGGGGTTACAGTTGAAGCAAAACCATCAACTGAAAATATCATTGGACTTATGGCAGATGGTAATAGTAATCCTGGATTGCCTTGGGTTGGAACATCTGGATATGATGCTGAAAATAGAGGAAAATTAGACTTATCAAATGCCGAAACAAGTACAGCGATGTATCTTGATTCTTCAAGAGGACTTAATTCAAAAGATATTCTTGTAGGAAATAAATCAACTGGAATTTATGGAATTTACAGGGATTCAACACCAATTTACAGTGGTGCACGAGCAGGAACTGTAAATACAGGGACAATTACAACGACAGCAGGATCTAAGATAAAGATTGGAAATGAGTCATCGGCTATTTACTCGATTGGATTTGATAAAGTTGAAAATAAAGGAATCATAACTGGTGGAGATAAGTCAGTTGGAATTTATGCAAAAAATACAGCAGCAAGCAGCAAAAATATAAATGTGGCAAATGAAGGGGATATTACATTAGGAAAAGGTTCTGCGGGAATTTATATCGCACCTGAAACTTCAAATAATCCAAATGCAACGGTTACAAATAGTGGAAATATTGTGATCGGAGATTCAACGTTAGATGCTAGCGGAAATGTTGATTCTACTTCTGTTGGAATATTTGTAAAAAATAAAACGAATTTGACTACTACTGGAGATGTGACTGTTGGAAATAGAGGGTTTGCATTGTATGGAAATGATTCAACATTGACAGTAAATGGTGGAAATTATAACTTTGCAAATAGTGGAAGCTTGGCATATTTGGAAAATAATGCTGTGTTAAATTATAATAATACTGGAACATTGACAACTTCTTCAGAGCCAATGTTATACATTATTAACAGTAAAGCTCATATGAATAATAATGATATTGTAGTGTCTGCAGGTGGAACTGGAGTTTATATGAATGGAACATCTACATTCAGCGGATGGAATAATATGACATTGAATAATAGTTCTACTGGAATTTATGTGGATAAATCTAGCGCTGTAATAGATGGTAACAAGATAACAGGTGTATCTAATAAGGCAAAAGGTATTGTTGCGATAGATTCTAATGTTACAAATAAAGCGAATATGGAATTTAGCAGTGATGATTCAATTGGAATTTTCTCTCAAAATAAATCAGGTGCAGCAAAAGCGATTGTAAATAGCGGAAATATTGATATTACTGGAAAACGTTCAATTGCAGCATATTTGGAAGGGACATCGGATCAGACATTTGAAAATAGTGGAATAATAAATGTTGATAGAACTGCAACTTCTGTTAAAAATGATTCTACAGTTGGAATTTATGCTCAAAACAGTTCAACAATTAATGTTAAGAATAGTGGAACAATTAATGTTGGAGAGTCTTCATTTGGAATTTATTCACTTAGTGAAAATGGAAAAGTGGAAACTGCAGGAAGTTCTGTGATTAATGTTGCAGATAAGGCAATCGGAATTTATAAAAAAGGTGGAGTTGCTAATGTTGGCGGTGTAATTAATGTTGCTAACCATACTGCTACGGATGCAAATAGTGAGCCTGTGGGAGTTTATGGATCTAATGGAATTACAATTACAGACACTACTTCAAGCTTTAATGTTGGGGATAAGTCTTATGGTGTAATTTTGGCAAATCCAGGATTGAGTAAGACAAATGTTTATTCAAATTCATCTTCATCAAATGTGAATTTAGGAAATGAATCAACATTCATTTATACAGAAGGTTCATCGAAAGTTACAAATAATGCGACAATTACATCTGGAACAAATGGTAAGATTATTGCCATTTACGGAAAAGATGGAGCAGATATTGTAAATAATGGAATAATTGACTTGTCACATGGAACTGGAAATCAAGGTATTCTTGTTACAGGGGCCTCTAATGCAGTAAACAGGGGAGTAATTAAAATTGGAAAGACAGACAAGTCTGATCCGAATAATATAATTTATGGAATTGGAATGGCAGCTGTAGGCGGAGCAAATATTTCAAATGAAAGGGATATTTATGTAACAGAAAACTTGGGTATCGGAATGTATGGAGATGACAGGGGAACAACATTGAGAAACTCTGGAAACATTTACTTGGATTCATCAAATGCATCAGCTTCTAATAAAGTTCAGACAATGATGGGAGTATTTGTAAATAATGGAGCAAAATTTGTAAATACAGGTAATATTACTACAACAGGTTCTTATCACGGAAATGACAACGTTCAGGGACTTGTAGGAGTTGCTGTATTAAATGGAAGTACACTTGAAAATTACGGTAAAATAGATATTGATGCAGACAGCAGCTATGGTGTGTTAATTAAAGGGACTTCAAGTAATAAATCTATAATCAAGAACTATGGAGAAATCAATATAAGTGGACTGAAATCTTATGGAGTCAGATATGATGCAGATTCTCAAGGAGTGTCAGGCGACTTGCCGATAGGAACTGATGCAACTCCAGGAAATGTATTGCCGGCATTGAGTTCAGGAAATGGAAGAATTGCTTCTGCAAATGGGGCACAGGATTATTATGCTCCAAAAGATCCAAGCAAAACCCTTGGAGGAGTAGGAATTGTTCAGCTGCCAAACGGAAGATTGGCAATCCAAAGAAATGGAGTAATATTAAATGACAGCCAAGTTCAAACAATAAATTATTCTGCACCTAATGTAAACTATGCATTCTCGAACTTTGGAGTTTATGTGGATACATTGGGAAGAACACGTCCAATTAACGTAAATGGAGCAACTTCGCTTGGAATTAACAGTGATTTATTAATCGGAACAGAATTTTCAGTGCTTACAAATTCTAAGAATGTAATTATTGGAAAACAAATATTGCAGCCGTTCCTGAATCAGATAAATGCTGGAATATTCAACTTTACTCCATATTCTGCTTCGTTAACTTGGATGGCAACGCCTGAAGTAGATCCGGCAACACAGCAGATTACACGTGTTCTTATGACAAAGATTCCTTATACGGCATTTGTTTTGCCAACTTCAAATGAATTTAACTTTACTGACGGACTGGAACAAAGATATGATGTAAATAGCCTTGATTCAAGGGAAAAAACATTATTTAACAAGTTGAATACTATTGGAAATAGTGAAGAAACTTTACTTGTTCAAGCAATTGATGAAATGATGGGACATCAATATGCAAATGTTCAGCAAAGAATTTTTGAAACTGGTAATTTATTAAATAAAGAATTTGGATATTTGAGAAATGAATGGGAAACAAAATCTAAAGATTCAAACAAAATAAAAGTATTTGGAATGAAAGGCAACTACAAGACAGATACTGCTGGAATCATTGATTATACAAATAAAGCTTATGGATTTGCATATTTAAATGAAAATGAAACTATAAAACTGGGAGAATCTTCAGGATGGTATGCAGGAGCAGTTAAGAACAAATTTGACTTTAGCGACATAGGAGGTTCAAAAGAGGAACAAACTATGGTAAAAGCTGGAGTGTATAAATCAAAACCGCTTGGAAGAGATCATAATAACGGTCTAAATTGGACTGTTGCGGCTGAAGGATTTGTAGGAACTGGTGATATGGATAGAAAATTCCTTGTTGTTGATGATATATTTGAAGCGAAGTCACAATTCCATACATACGGGCTTGGACTTAGAAATGAGCTTAGAAAGAATATCAGAACAAGTGAAAGAACAAGCATTTCACCTTATGGAAGCTTGAGAATGGAATATGGAAGATTTGGCGGAATAAAAGAAGACAGCGGGCAAATGCGTCTTGAAGTTAAGTCAAATGACTATTATTCTATAAAGCCTGAAGTTGGAGTAGAATTTAAATACAGACAGCCAATGGCAGTCAGAACAACTTTCATTGCAAAATTAGGACTTGCTTATGAAAATGAGCTTGGAAAAGTTGGAGATGTAAATAATAAGGCAAGAGTTCGTTATACAACGGCTGACTGGTTTAATATAAGAGGTGAAAAGGATGACAGACGTGGAAACGGAAAAGTTGATTTGAACCTTGGAATTGAAAATACAAGATTTGGTGTAACTGTAAATGCAGGCTATGATACAAAAGGTGAAAATGTAAGAGGTGGAATCGGATTTAGAGCGATTTACTAA